In Comamonas sp. lk, the following proteins share a genomic window:
- a CDS encoding ABC transporter ATP-binding protein, whose amino-acid sequence MKYPESTLLKRQQDSVLRTGLLEVRGLDIGYRRSDGQVIGAVKGVEFTVQAGASLGIVGESGSGKSTVARALLGHCRAGGVITAGSVRIAGQDILQLDEAGRRRLRGRHIAFVPQNPLSSLTPHMRIGEQVDEAVRHLRGFDAVRARARTLELFEATNLPDPHAICARYPHELSGGQRQRVVIAAALAGDPGLLVLDEPTTALDKTTEVQVLELVRTLRHRFNTSLIYVSHDLGVISRMCDQVIVMHKGVVVEQGAATKIFGAPAHAYTQQLIAAIPRLDAEPPPRAVVSEPDGAPPLLSADGLAFSYGARRRSWFQRVKPAGREVKPALTKLSFSIARGETLGLVGESGSGKSTAASLVAGLMPPSGGVLNFDGQALAAKATGRSLALRRRIQIVFQDPLSSLNPRQRIATILERPLTMFTPLRGPALRERAQELMRAMHLDPALLECYPRQLSGGQQQRVAIARAFAAEPDLIICDEITSALDVSVQAQVLDLLLELQRKTGTAYLFISHDLGVIRRMADRLIVLRHGEVCEAGPTEQVFKSPTSEYTRLLLQATALHSVSTHPDKAVA is encoded by the coding sequence ATGAAATATCCGGAATCGACGTTGCTGAAGCGGCAACAGGACAGCGTGCTCCGTACGGGGTTGCTGGAAGTCAGAGGGTTGGACATCGGCTACCGGCGCAGCGATGGCCAGGTGATCGGTGCGGTGAAAGGTGTTGAATTCACTGTGCAGGCCGGAGCCAGCCTGGGCATCGTCGGCGAGAGTGGATCGGGGAAATCGACCGTGGCGCGCGCCCTTTTGGGTCATTGCCGAGCAGGCGGTGTAATCACCGCCGGTTCGGTACGCATCGCGGGGCAGGACATCCTGCAGCTGGATGAGGCGGGCCGACGCCGGTTGCGCGGCCGACATATTGCCTTTGTGCCTCAGAACCCTTTAAGTTCGCTTACGCCGCATATGCGCATTGGTGAGCAGGTCGATGAGGCTGTGCGTCATCTGCGCGGATTCGACGCCGTGCGGGCTCGTGCCCGCACGCTGGAGTTGTTCGAAGCCACCAATCTGCCGGATCCTCATGCCATCTGCGCGCGCTATCCGCATGAGCTTTCGGGTGGTCAACGTCAGCGTGTGGTGATCGCTGCGGCATTGGCAGGGGATCCGGGTCTACTGGTTCTGGACGAGCCCACCACGGCGCTTGACAAGACCACCGAAGTCCAGGTTCTGGAGCTGGTGCGAACATTGCGTCATCGTTTCAACACCTCGCTTATCTACGTCAGTCACGACCTGGGGGTCATCTCGCGCATGTGCGACCAAGTCATCGTGATGCACAAAGGTGTTGTGGTTGAACAAGGGGCTGCCACCAAGATATTTGGTGCGCCAGCGCATGCTTACACACAGCAGCTCATTGCCGCCATCCCGCGCCTCGATGCCGAGCCGCCGCCGCGTGCAGTTGTGAGCGAGCCGGACGGAGCGCCGCCGTTGCTGAGCGCGGATGGGTTGGCGTTCTCTTATGGGGCCCGGCGTCGAAGCTGGTTTCAGCGTGTCAAACCAGCGGGCCGCGAAGTGAAGCCGGCATTGACCAAGCTGTCGTTCTCCATCGCCAGGGGCGAGACCCTGGGTCTCGTTGGCGAGTCGGGCAGTGGCAAGTCCACCGCTGCGAGCTTGGTGGCCGGCCTGATGCCCCCTTCGGGCGGGGTCCTGAATTTCGATGGACAGGCATTGGCGGCCAAGGCCACGGGACGTTCACTGGCGCTTCGCCGCCGCATCCAGATTGTGTTCCAGGACCCTTTGTCCTCGCTTAATCCACGTCAGCGTATTGCCACCATCCTGGAGCGACCTTTGACGATGTTTACTCCGCTGCGGGGCCCCGCGCTGCGCGAACGAGCCCAGGAGTTGATGCGTGCTATGCACTTGGATCCAGCGCTGCTGGAGTGCTATCCGCGCCAGCTTTCCGGTGGGCAGCAGCAGCGCGTTGCCATTGCACGGGCTTTTGCCGCCGAGCCTGATCTCATCATCTGCGATGAGATTACTTCGGCCCTCGATGTCTCGGTGCAGGCCCAGGTTCTTGACCTGCTGCTGGAGTTGCAGCGTAAGACCGGTACAGCCTACCTCTTCATCAGCCACGATCTGGGAGTGATTAGGCGTATGGCCGATCGCCTGATCGTGCTGCGCCATGGAGAGGTCTGCGAGGCCGGCCCGACCGAGCAGGTCTTCAAGTCCCCCACGAGCGAGTACACCCGCCTGCTGCTGCAGGCCACGGCGCTGCATTCTGTGAGCACCCACCCCGACAAGGCTGTTGCATGA
- a CDS encoding ABC transporter permease, producing MMLKINHHALLRPAAIFGIGLVLLHLALALAAPWLAPYDPMALNGGRAEPPSAEFWLGTDVLGRDYLSRLLWGGRTALLATFTGVVVAVTIGSILGVAAAYLGGVFDDVMMRIVDLKLALPGILFVALFTVGFGESLPVLIVLIGVVYFPGVIRIVRAQTLTQVNLGYVKAAQLRGESTLSIILRELLPNTLDVVYVEFAIRMSHAILLLSSLSFLGMGISPPTPDWGLMVSEGVGQLAYAPWLVLAPTLFIATLVVGLNFGAEALARALGLDATRGQDAA from the coding sequence ATGATGCTCAAAATTAATCACCACGCCTTACTTCGTCCGGCCGCCATCTTTGGCATCGGTCTTGTGCTGCTGCACCTGGCGCTTGCCCTGGCCGCACCCTGGCTGGCACCCTATGACCCTATGGCACTCAATGGCGGGCGTGCCGAACCGCCCAGCGCTGAATTCTGGCTGGGAACCGATGTGTTGGGCCGTGACTACCTATCGCGCCTGCTCTGGGGTGGCCGCACGGCTTTGCTGGCCACATTTACCGGTGTGGTCGTCGCAGTGACGATAGGCAGTATTTTGGGCGTAGCCGCCGCCTACCTGGGAGGCGTATTCGACGACGTCATGATGCGCATTGTCGATCTCAAGCTTGCTTTGCCCGGAATCCTGTTCGTGGCGTTGTTTACGGTCGGATTCGGAGAGTCGCTGCCGGTATTGATCGTGCTCATCGGCGTGGTCTATTTCCCCGGCGTCATCCGCATCGTGAGAGCGCAAACCCTGACTCAGGTGAATCTGGGTTATGTGAAGGCGGCGCAGCTGCGCGGCGAAAGCACGCTGTCCATCATCTTGCGCGAGCTACTCCCGAACACGCTGGATGTGGTCTACGTCGAGTTCGCTATCCGCATGTCGCACGCCATTTTGCTGCTGAGTTCGCTGTCTTTTCTGGGGATGGGCATTTCTCCACCCACGCCTGACTGGGGCCTGATGGTATCAGAGGGGGTAGGTCAATTGGCCTATGCGCCATGGCTGGTATTGGCGCCGACTCTCTTCATCGCCACGCTGGTGGTGGGCCTGAACTTTGGCGCCGAGGCGCTGGCCCGGGCTCTGGGGCTGGATGCCACGCGTGGCCAGGACGCGGCATGA
- a CDS encoding phosphodiesterase: MTKLIHITDPHLVPQGEMLHGLDPYARLTACVDDILEHHSDAACCVITGDLAHRGEAAAYAALRTQIDRLPFPCFPLVGNHDIRTLVNTALPHVLNDGNGFIQGRLDLGDASLLMLDTLDEGRNGGLYCEQRQAWLTRELDLLGDRPVFLFMHHPPFDIGIPCLDRMSLANPGDFARITAGRNNLRHLFFGHVHRPVCGSWRGIPYSTMRGLNHQVPFDLHTVSPVPKSHEPPAYAVAFLNADQVTVHFHDYLDRSTLVAPTGGAK; this comes from the coding sequence ATGACCAAGCTGATCCACATCACCGATCCCCATTTGGTGCCGCAGGGCGAGATGCTGCATGGGCTCGACCCCTATGCCCGCCTGACGGCCTGCGTGGACGACATCCTGGAGCACCACAGTGACGCAGCTTGCTGCGTGATCACAGGCGATCTCGCCCATCGGGGGGAGGCCGCAGCCTACGCTGCGTTGCGCACGCAGATCGACCGGTTGCCATTTCCCTGCTTTCCTCTGGTTGGCAACCACGATATCCGCACTCTGGTCAATACCGCATTGCCGCACGTGCTGAACGACGGCAACGGTTTTATCCAGGGGCGTCTGGACCTGGGTGACGCAAGCCTGCTGATGCTTGATACCTTGGACGAAGGGCGCAACGGCGGCCTGTATTGCGAGCAGCGCCAGGCCTGGCTGACCAGAGAGCTGGATCTGCTCGGTGACCGTCCCGTTTTTCTGTTTATGCACCATCCGCCGTTCGACATTGGCATTCCCTGCCTAGATCGCATGAGTCTGGCCAACCCTGGGGACTTTGCTCGTATCACGGCCGGGCGCAACAACCTGCGCCACCTGTTTTTCGGTCATGTGCACCGTCCCGTCTGCGGTAGTTGGCGCGGAATTCCCTATTCCACCATGCGTGGCTTGAACCATCAGGTTCCGTTCGATCTGCACACGGTCTCGCCGGTACCCAAGAGTCACGAGCCGCCCGCTTACGCCGTGGCCTTCCTGAATGCGGACCAGGTTACCGTGCACTTCCATGACTATCTTGATAGATCCACCTTGGTCGCACCCACGGGGGGGGCAAAATGA
- the phnY gene encoding phosphonoacetaldehyde dehydrogenase, with translation MNAVLESQDFRAEALRIGGEKVYTQRTMDVCNPYDGERVGTVAMATLEDVRRAYEIAHAYVPKLSRYERSAILNRAAALLRERTEEASTLITSESGLSKKDSIYEIGRVADVLNFGANEALRDDGQVFSCDLTPHGKSRKVITTREPLLGVITAITPFNHPMNQVAHKVVPSVASNNRMVLKPSEKVPLSALYFADLLYEAGLPPQMLQVITGDPREIADELLINPHVDLITFTGGVEIGKYIAAKAGYRRVVLELGGNDPLIVMDDADLDRASDLAVQGSYKNSGQRCTAVKRMLVHEKVAAAFTERVVEKTRAWKWGNPMDKANDMGTVIDAAAARRFQQVVNEAVAQGARLLTGNQREGALYSPTVLDRVHPQMTVVREETFGPVSPILTFSNIDEAIAISNGTAFGLSSGICTNRTDDVTRFAKELKVGTVNLWEVPGYRIELTPFGGIKDSGLGYKEGVQEAIKSFTNCKTFTLPW, from the coding sequence ATGAACGCCGTTCTAGAAAGCCAGGATTTTCGCGCCGAGGCGCTACGCATAGGCGGTGAAAAGGTTTACACGCAACGCACCATGGATGTGTGCAATCCCTACGATGGCGAGCGTGTGGGCACAGTGGCCATGGCCACGTTGGAGGATGTGCGGCGTGCTTACGAGATCGCTCACGCCTATGTGCCCAAGCTGTCACGCTATGAACGCTCGGCGATTCTCAACCGTGCAGCGGCGCTGCTGCGCGAACGCACCGAGGAAGCGTCCACGCTGATCACCAGCGAATCGGGTCTGTCCAAAAAGGACAGCATCTATGAGATAGGCCGTGTCGCGGACGTGCTGAACTTCGGTGCCAATGAGGCACTGCGCGACGACGGTCAGGTTTTCTCCTGCGACCTTACGCCGCATGGCAAGAGCCGAAAGGTCATCACTACGCGCGAACCCTTGCTGGGAGTGATCACGGCCATTACGCCTTTCAACCACCCGATGAACCAGGTTGCGCACAAGGTGGTGCCATCGGTCGCCAGCAACAACCGCATGGTGCTCAAGCCCTCGGAGAAGGTGCCGTTGTCGGCTCTTTACTTCGCCGACCTGCTGTATGAGGCTGGTCTGCCGCCGCAGATGCTGCAGGTCATCACCGGCGACCCACGAGAAATAGCCGATGAGCTGTTGATCAACCCACACGTAGACCTGATCACCTTCACGGGAGGCGTGGAAATCGGCAAATACATTGCCGCCAAGGCCGGCTACCGGCGCGTGGTGCTGGAGTTGGGGGGTAACGATCCCTTGATCGTGATGGACGATGCCGACCTGGATCGCGCTAGCGACCTCGCTGTTCAGGGCTCCTACAAGAACTCAGGCCAGCGGTGCACGGCCGTCAAACGCATGCTGGTCCACGAGAAGGTGGCGGCAGCCTTTACCGAGCGTGTGGTGGAAAAGACTAGGGCCTGGAAGTGGGGCAATCCCATGGACAAGGCCAACGACATGGGGACCGTGATCGATGCGGCGGCAGCCCGACGTTTTCAGCAGGTGGTGAATGAAGCCGTGGCTCAGGGCGCACGGTTGCTGACCGGTAACCAGCGCGAGGGTGCTCTGTATTCGCCAACGGTATTGGATCGTGTGCATCCGCAGATGACGGTGGTACGTGAGGAAACCTTCGGCCCGGTCTCACCGATCTTGACCTTTTCCAATATTGACGAGGCCATCGCCATCTCCAATGGCACGGCCTTCGGCCTGTCTTCCGGCATTTGCACGAATCGTACGGATGATGTGACGCGATTTGCCAAGGAGCTGAAAGTTGGCACCGTGAATCTTTGGGAGGTTCCCGGCTATCGCATAGAACTGACGCCATTTGGTGGCATCAAGGACTCCGGGCTGGGCTACAAGGAGGGTGTGCAGGAGGCCATAAAGTCCTTCACCAACTGCAAGACCTTTACTTTGCCTTGGTGA
- the psrA gene encoding iron-containing alcohol dehydrogenase PsrA — protein sequence MSHEFFNPVHSMYGAGALSGLPKLLDGRKAVIVTFPEARQFGLVDRLQSLLGDLLVGVIDSVLPNPDVAELQALYEEFWRNPENAQVLIAVGGGSSIDTAKALMVGTESGRFEDLVAALVSGQPFTPARLKTLIAVPTTAGTGSEVTPWATIWDRNAQKKYSLHLPETWPSIAIVDPELMLSLPASVTLQSGLDALSHALESIWNVNANAVSDTFAVAAVKEILETLPQLMPRLDDVKLRGRMALAALKAGMAFSNTRTALAHSISYEMTLRYGLPHGIACSFPLPMVLQRAIGQVATRDAVLAQALGPLDRAPQRLSAFIESLGVRTRFADYGVPDEEAAQMVAHALTGARGKNFIGIVQKEAA from the coding sequence ATGTCTCACGAATTTTTCAATCCCGTGCACAGCATGTACGGGGCAGGGGCCTTGTCTGGCCTGCCGAAGCTGCTCGATGGCCGAAAGGCGGTTATCGTGACCTTCCCCGAGGCGCGCCAGTTCGGACTGGTAGATCGTCTGCAATCACTGCTCGGTGATCTGCTGGTTGGTGTGATCGATTCGGTGCTGCCCAATCCCGATGTGGCCGAACTGCAGGCACTTTACGAGGAATTCTGGCGCAACCCGGAAAATGCCCAGGTGCTCATTGCCGTCGGAGGTGGTAGCTCTATAGACACGGCCAAGGCACTGATGGTGGGGACCGAAAGCGGTCGTTTCGAGGACCTGGTTGCGGCGCTGGTCTCGGGCCAGCCTTTTACCCCAGCGCGCCTCAAGACCCTGATCGCCGTACCGACGACGGCTGGCACGGGTAGCGAAGTTACACCCTGGGCCACGATCTGGGACCGCAATGCGCAAAAGAAATACTCGCTGCACCTGCCTGAGACCTGGCCGAGCATTGCCATAGTGGATCCTGAGCTCATGCTTTCGTTGCCGGCGTCGGTGACTCTTCAAAGCGGGCTGGATGCGCTGTCGCATGCACTGGAGTCGATCTGGAACGTCAATGCCAATGCGGTGTCGGATACCTTCGCCGTGGCTGCCGTGAAGGAGATCTTGGAGACGTTGCCGCAGCTGATGCCGCGGCTGGATGACGTGAAGCTGCGCGGGCGAATGGCGTTGGCTGCGCTGAAGGCCGGTATGGCGTTCTCCAACACGCGTACAGCGCTGGCGCATTCCATTTCCTACGAGATGACGCTGCGCTATGGCCTGCCGCACGGCATCGCTTGCTCATTTCCGCTGCCTATGGTCTTGCAGCGTGCCATAGGACAGGTGGCGACTCGCGACGCTGTACTGGCGCAGGCGCTGGGTCCTTTGGACAGAGCACCGCAGCGCTTGTCGGCCTTCATCGAAAGTCTGGGCGTCAGGACGCGCTTCGCGGACTACGGCGTGCCCGACGAGGAAGCAGCGCAGATGGTGGCCCACGCACTAACCGGCGCGCGGGGCAAGAATTTCATTGGTATCGTACAAAAGGAGGCCGCATGA
- a CDS encoding ABC transporter permease, which produces MLSTFLRRIGLYALTLFLASLLVFVATEVLPGDALEVSLTADEIAMMNPEDLARKRRELGMDKPAPVRYFDWLAGAVRGDFGKTILGGTPVIEIIREPVKNSLLLAAVTALVAIPASLLLGIVAAYWRGRLPDTLASMGAVIGYSIPEFASGNLLVLVFAIWIPLFPAVILAFADAPPMTLLAVSVLPVATIVFGSIAHLVQLIRTGLIEALASDYVERARFTGLGELRLILRHALPASVIPALNSAALYVAGLLGGIVVVEKVFGYPGLGMILLQAVDKREVPIVQAVSLLAALAVVTMNLLADLAVVALDPRARSR; this is translated from the coding sequence ATGCTTTCCACATTCCTGCGGCGCATTGGCCTTTACGCGCTGACACTTTTCCTGGCCTCGTTACTTGTATTCGTCGCAACAGAGGTCTTGCCGGGCGATGCGCTGGAGGTCAGTTTGACGGCTGACGAGATCGCAATGATGAATCCCGAGGACCTGGCGCGCAAGCGGCGCGAGCTGGGCATGGACAAGCCCGCACCGGTACGCTATTTCGATTGGCTGGCCGGGGCTGTTCGCGGAGATTTCGGCAAGACAATCTTGGGCGGAACGCCTGTCATTGAGATCATCCGCGAACCGGTAAAAAACTCGCTGTTGCTGGCCGCTGTGACGGCTTTGGTAGCTATTCCGGCATCACTGTTGTTGGGTATCGTTGCCGCCTATTGGCGTGGGAGGCTTCCGGACACATTGGCATCCATGGGCGCCGTGATTGGCTACTCGATCCCTGAGTTCGCCTCGGGAAATCTGCTGGTGCTGGTGTTCGCGATCTGGATCCCGCTGTTTCCGGCCGTTATCTTGGCGTTTGCCGACGCTCCACCTATGACGCTGCTTGCAGTTTCGGTGTTGCCCGTGGCAACCATCGTCTTTGGCTCAATTGCCCATCTGGTGCAGTTGATACGCACAGGTCTTATCGAGGCACTGGCCAGCGACTATGTTGAACGGGCCCGCTTCACAGGTTTGGGAGAGCTAAGACTGATCTTGCGCCATGCGCTACCGGCCTCCGTGATTCCTGCGCTGAATTCGGCGGCGTTGTATGTCGCTGGTCTGCTTGGAGGCATTGTGGTCGTCGAGAAGGTGTTCGGTTATCCGGGTCTCGGAATGATTTTGCTGCAGGCTGTGGATAAGCGTGAGGTGCCCATTGTCCAGGCCGTCAGCCTGCTGGCAGCACTTGCCGTCGTCACCATGAACCTGTTGGCAGACCTGGCTGTAGTCGCTCTCGATCCACGCGCCCGGAGTCGTTGA
- a CDS encoding ABC transporter substrate-binding protein yields MKPSETTPMSVLRRQLLMGAGATTALTLGELLWPTQAHAMQPKRGGSFVYTNTYPNNRMGDARTGRHPQHWLDLNNRSAYNALTWVDENLEVQPELATAWVPSDDLKVWDITLREGVMFHDGREMTADDVVSSYRFHQTSTGYAKQIVNVEKVGKKVRMTLDAPNSEFPYVLAEYHLMIMPAGDKERIGLAGMGTGPFKIVSIDPKRRIILERNERYWRPGFPYLDRLEVVSSPGRMEGALNGFRGGLFDAVIGVDPGLLPDLERTPDLKYSLSSSGDQALMVIPKHEGTPLNDKRVRQALALAIDRDKIIRIVYGKKAGWVGNDSHLTPANASFLALQRSHDIARARTLLAEAGYSNGIKLPTFYFAATWPEVPRVFQVLSESVKEAGITLPVEQRPSDGYRQWRVEDAEKTRKHRFAYTPAGPRNPGVSLYRLRPDNNESGYWSGTGCDEYMALYRKSLAEPSAEKRRTNYVRMQEILREEVPTISAGGRRNLLIHKPNVQGLRSHPQFWSMRFDEVWKS; encoded by the coding sequence ATGAAACCAAGCGAGACAACCCCGATGAGCGTATTGCGCCGCCAGCTGCTTATGGGGGCCGGAGCCACGACGGCGCTGACTTTAGGCGAATTGCTGTGGCCCACGCAGGCACACGCCATGCAGCCAAAGCGCGGTGGCAGCTTCGTCTACACCAACACCTACCCTAACAACCGCATGGGCGATGCTCGCACCGGGCGCCACCCTCAGCACTGGCTGGACCTGAATAACCGCAGTGCCTATAACGCGCTGACCTGGGTAGACGAGAACCTGGAGGTGCAACCGGAGCTGGCGACGGCCTGGGTGCCTAGCGATGACCTCAAGGTCTGGGACATCACGCTGCGCGAGGGGGTGATGTTCCACGATGGGCGCGAGATGACTGCCGATGACGTGGTGTCTTCTTATCGATTTCATCAGACATCAACTGGCTATGCCAAACAGATTGTCAACGTGGAGAAAGTCGGCAAAAAGGTGCGCATGACCCTGGATGCACCCAATAGTGAGTTTCCCTATGTGCTGGCCGAATACCATCTGATGATCATGCCAGCCGGGGACAAAGAGAGAATTGGTCTTGCAGGTATGGGAACCGGGCCTTTCAAGATCGTGAGCATCGATCCGAAACGGCGCATTATCCTGGAACGTAATGAGAGGTACTGGCGCCCAGGCTTCCCCTATCTCGATCGACTGGAAGTGGTGAGTTCTCCGGGTCGTATGGAAGGCGCACTCAATGGATTTCGGGGGGGGCTTTTCGATGCGGTGATCGGTGTCGATCCCGGCCTGCTGCCAGACTTGGAGCGTACGCCCGACCTCAAGTACAGCTTGTCCAGCAGTGGTGACCAGGCCTTGATGGTTATTCCAAAGCACGAGGGAACGCCACTTAACGACAAGCGTGTGCGCCAGGCGCTGGCACTGGCCATAGATCGCGACAAGATCATCCGCATCGTGTATGGCAAGAAGGCTGGCTGGGTGGGGAACGACTCCCATCTCACTCCCGCCAACGCTTCGTTCTTGGCGCTGCAGCGCAGTCATGACATTGCTCGTGCTCGCACGCTGCTGGCCGAGGCCGGCTATTCGAACGGGATCAAGCTTCCGACCTTCTATTTCGCAGCAACATGGCCCGAGGTGCCGCGTGTTTTCCAGGTTTTGTCTGAGTCTGTGAAGGAGGCCGGTATCACGCTGCCAGTCGAGCAACGGCCCAGTGATGGCTACCGTCAGTGGCGTGTTGAAGATGCGGAAAAGACCCGCAAACACCGTTTTGCCTATACGCCCGCAGGCCCGCGAAATCCAGGCGTGAGCCTGTACCGCCTGCGCCCGGACAACAACGAGAGCGGTTACTGGAGCGGTACCGGCTGTGACGAGTACATGGCGCTGTACCGAAAATCGCTGGCCGAGCCTTCTGCGGAAAAGCGGCGTACCAACTATGTGCGCATGCAGGAGATCCTGCGCGAAGAGGTCCCCACGATCTCGGCAGGCGGAAGGCGCAATCTGCTGATTCACAAGCCGAACGTGCAAGGTCTGCGCAGCCACCCGCAATTCTGGTCCATGCGCTTCGATGAGGTCTGGAAGTCCTGA